A window of Microcystis aeruginosa FD4 contains these coding sequences:
- a CDS encoding fatty acyl-AMP ligase codes for MTETLIQPATLVELLRYRATTQPDGHAYTFLIDGRKETPPLTYSELDRQARAIAAYLQKYQAQGEQALLLYPQSLEVVAAFCGCLYAGVIAIPVPPPESGRLKRTLPRLRAIVKDSNATFALVTESILTLIEGVKEEFPEFDQMKWITTESIDISLADQWQAPQVDKSALAYLQYTSGSTNIPKGVMLSHFNLMHHCGYLQKACGYEPDSVTLTWMPYFHDYGLVEGITVPLYNGTPCYLMSPFAFIKRPMQWLKNITKYKVTHSQAPNFAYDLCTRRIKAADLAELDLSSWQAAGNAAEPINPKVMAKFVDTFADYGFSWSTFAPAYGLAEYTLLISNKPKGTTPIITALDATAYERGKIVPVGSDRTTGVRYVPSCGRRVCDTRIAIVNPDTFTLCAADEVGEIWASDPSMAAGYWQREDATKETFQAYLADTGEGPFLRTGDLGFLLDGELYITGKIKNLIIVRGSNHYPQDLEWSVQHLNEVFRPDYGAAFSIEDNGEEQLVIVQELERRSGALDTAKLIADIRQEIAEEHEIMTHAIVLAKSGTILKTASGKIQRRAIKENFLNGNMSIIDAWSENPELVSKFDRSNSETEA; via the coding sequence ATGACTGAAACCTTAATTCAACCCGCAACCCTAGTAGAACTCTTACGTTACCGCGCCACGACACAACCGGACGGTCATGCCTACACTTTTCTTATCGATGGTAGAAAAGAAACCCCACCTTTAACCTACAGTGAACTCGATCGCCAAGCAAGAGCAATCGCCGCCTATTTGCAAAAATACCAGGCCCAAGGAGAACAGGCCCTATTACTCTATCCTCAAAGTTTAGAAGTAGTGGCCGCTTTTTGTGGTTGTCTTTATGCGGGAGTGATTGCCATTCCCGTCCCCCCACCGGAATCGGGACGACTTAAGCGCACTTTGCCCCGTTTACGGGCAATTGTCAAGGATTCTAATGCCACCTTTGCCCTAGTTACCGAAAGTATTTTGACTCTTATTGAAGGTGTTAAGGAAGAATTCCCAGAATTCGACCAAATGAAATGGATTACTACCGAAAGTATTGATATTTCCCTGGCAGACCAATGGCAAGCTCCCCAGGTGGATAAATCGGCGCTTGCCTATCTGCAATATACCTCTGGTTCGACTAATATCCCCAAAGGGGTGATGCTAAGTCATTTTAATCTGATGCACCATTGCGGTTACTTGCAAAAAGCTTGTGGTTACGAACCGGATAGCGTTACCCTAACATGGATGCCCTATTTTCATGATTACGGGTTAGTCGAGGGTATCACCGTCCCCCTCTACAACGGTACACCCTGCTATCTCATGTCTCCCTTTGCTTTTATTAAGCGTCCGATGCAGTGGTTAAAAAATATTACTAAGTACAAAGTTACTCATAGTCAAGCCCCCAACTTCGCCTATGATCTTTGTACTCGCAGGATTAAAGCTGCCGATTTAGCGGAATTAGACCTGAGCAGTTGGCAGGCCGCAGGAAATGCCGCAGAACCGATTAACCCGAAGGTAATGGCCAAATTTGTCGATACTTTTGCCGATTATGGCTTTTCTTGGTCAACTTTCGCCCCCGCTTACGGATTAGCTGAATATACCCTGTTGATTTCTAATAAACCCAAGGGAACCACCCCAATTATCACCGCTTTGGATGCCACCGCCTACGAACGCGGTAAAATTGTCCCTGTAGGCTCCGATCGAACCACTGGAGTTAGATACGTCCCCAGTTGTGGTCGTCGCGTCTGTGATACCCGTATAGCTATCGTTAATCCCGATACTTTTACCCTTTGTGCAGCCGATGAAGTGGGCGAAATTTGGGCCAGTGACCCCAGTATGGCCGCCGGATATTGGCAACGGGAAGACGCAACCAAAGAAACTTTTCAAGCTTATCTTGCGGATACAGGAGAAGGACCGTTTTTACGCACAGGAGATTTAGGTTTTCTTCTCGATGGGGAATTGTATATCACGGGAAAGATTAAAAATTTAATTATTGTCCGTGGTAGTAATCATTATCCCCAAGATTTAGAATGGTCAGTACAGCATCTTAATGAGGTTTTTCGTCCCGATTATGGTGCGGCTTTTTCCATTGAAGATAACGGGGAAGAACAGTTAGTGATTGTCCAAGAATTAGAACGTCGCAGCGGGGCATTAGATACGGCCAAATTAATTGCCGATATCCGTCAAGAAATCGCCGAAGAACACGAAATTATGACCCATGCCATTGTTTTGGCCAAATCGGGGACAATTCTTAAAACTGCCAGTGGCAAAATTCAACGCCGCGCTATTAAAGAGAATTTTCTCAATGGTAATATGAGTATTATCGATGCTTGGTCAGAAAATCCTGAGTTAGTTAGTAAATTCGATCGCTCTAATTCTGAAACAGAAGCATAG
- a CDS encoding type II toxin-antitoxin system HicB family antitoxin → MKIRYELIIYWSNEDQLFIVEVPELAGCMADGETYQEAVQNAEIIIQQWIETAQELGREIPEPKGRLLFA, encoded by the coding sequence ATGAAAATTCGTTATGAACTGATTATTTACTGGAGTAATGAGGATCAACTATTTATCGTTGAAGTTCCAGAACTTGCAGGATGTATGGCTGATGGAGAAACTTATCAAGAAGCTGTGCAAAATGCTGAAATCATTATTCAACAATGGATTGAAACAGCACAAGAATTAGGGCGAGAAATTCCTGAACCTAAAGGACGTTTATTATTTGCTTGA
- a CDS encoding HNH endonuclease: MISITTRLQVRARANYLCEYCHSPEEISAALFEVDHIQPKSLGGKDELANLALACQRYNRYRYNFIKAIDPKTEQELEIFNPRQQHWQEHFIWTPDALKIVGLTPIARATIERLDLNDDNHNEGFIVKVRRL, from the coding sequence ATGATTAGTATCACAACTCGATTACAAGTCCGAGCAAGAGCCAACTATCTGTGTGAATACTGTCATTCTCCAGAAGAAATTAGTGCCGCATTATTTGAAGTAGATCACATTCAGCCCAAATCTTTAGGAGGCAAAGATGAATTAGCAAACTTAGCTTTAGCTTGCCAAAGATATAACAGATATCGCTACAATTTTATCAAGGCAATTGATCCGAAAACAGAACAAGAACTAGAAATATTCAATCCGCGCCAACAGCATTGGCAAGAACATTTTATCTGGACACCAGATGCTTTAAAAATAGTGGGACTTACTCCCATCGCTAGGGCAACTATTGAACGTTTGGACTTAAATGATGACAATCACAATGAAGGTTTTATCGTTAAAGTTCGTCGATTATGA
- a CDS encoding type II toxin-antitoxin system HicA family toxin: MSKQDKLLIKILLCNSDANIPFEQLCQLLRKLGFDQRIGGIHHIFTKEGVEEILNLQPKQGKAKVYQVKQIRSLILKYKLGDQDENSL; the protein is encoded by the coding sequence ATGAGTAAACAAGATAAATTATTGATTAAAATTCTTTTATGTAATTCTGATGCTAACATTCCCTTCGAGCAACTTTGTCAACTACTGAGGAAATTAGGATTTGATCAACGAATAGGAGGAATTCATCATATTTTTACCAAAGAAGGAGTTGAAGAAATTTTAAATCTGCAACCCAAACAAGGAAAAGCAAAAGTCTATCAAGTTAAGCAAATTCGTAGTCTGATTTTAAAATATAAGTTAGGAGATCAAGATGAAAATTCGTTATGA
- a CDS encoding type II toxin-antitoxin system VapC family toxin, translating into MKSNILLDTGPLVAIVNRREAFHQWVTQTTTNFSSPFFTCEAVITEACFLLQNIYGGEDAIMGLVKSKKIIIPFQFSEEVDAIRDLMQRYQSVPMSFADACLVRMSELIAESSVLTLDSDFYVYRKNRKEMIDLIIPD; encoded by the coding sequence ATGAAGTCAAATATTCTGTTAGATACGGGACCTTTAGTGGCAATAGTCAACCGTCGAGAAGCTTTTCATCAATGGGTAACTCAAACAACTACTAATTTTTCCTCTCCATTTTTTACCTGTGAAGCTGTCATTACCGAAGCCTGTTTTTTATTGCAGAATATTTATGGCGGTGAAGATGCTATTATGGGATTAGTTAAAAGTAAAAAGATTATTATCCCCTTTCAGTTTAGTGAAGAAGTAGATGCTATTCGAGACTTAATGCAACGTTATCAATCCGTTCCTATGTCCTTTGCAGATGCTTGTTTAGTGAGAATGAGCGAATTAATAGCAGAAAGTTCTGTCTTGACTTTAGATAGCGATTTCTATGTTTATCGCAAGAATCGAAAAGAAATGATTGATTTAATTATTCCTGATTGA
- a CDS encoding DUF2281 domain-containing protein has product MTQATTHSQTILEKLQTLTPQQQQSVIDFIEFLQFKAEKKEITEEEEPISFYEAAKEYIGCLDGGPGDLATNKDYLRGIGSK; this is encoded by the coding sequence ATGACACAAGCAACCACTCACTCACAAACCATCTTAGAAAAACTGCAAACCCTCACCCCCCAACAACAGCAATCAGTAATAGATTTTATTGAATTCTTGCAATTTAAGGCAGAGAAGAAAGAAATTACTGAAGAAGAAGAACCGATTTCATTCTATGAAGCAGCCAAAGAATACATTGGTTGTCTTGATGGGGGACCGGGGGACTTAGCCACTAATAAAGACTATCTTCGAGGTATTGGCAGCAAATGA
- the bioB gene encoding biotin synthase BioB — MVQVSTHTATQSIPIEGEALKNWLQTRANQIIAGDRLSKQEALALTAIEGQENIFSLCEAADRIRQACCGNTVDLCSIINIKSGSCSENCSFCSQSVHHPGQDSPIYGLKSREEIVSHAKAAADAGAKRFCLVSQGRGLKYNSPKSQEFEEILATVQEIIETAKIKPCCALGELTLAQAQALKEAGVTRYNHNLEASENFYPNVVSTHSWQDRVETVKNLKAAGIQACTGGIIGMGESWTDRIDLAFSLAELEVESVPINLLNPRSGTPLGHLPKLDPFTALKAIAIFRFILPQQILRYAGGREAVMGELQNLGLKSGINAMLIGHYLTTLGQPPQQDQAMLADLSLIGGEAPIPGEYQPQQAT, encoded by the coding sequence GTGGTACAAGTCTCTACACACACCGCTACTCAATCTATCCCCATCGAGGGAGAAGCCTTAAAAAACTGGTTACAGACTAGGGCTAATCAGATTATCGCTGGCGATCGACTCAGTAAGCAAGAGGCCCTAGCTTTAACTGCGATCGAAGGTCAGGAAAATATTTTCAGCTTATGTGAGGCTGCCGATCGCATTCGTCAGGCCTGTTGTGGTAATACGGTGGATTTATGTAGCATTATCAACATAAAATCGGGAAGTTGTTCGGAAAATTGTAGTTTTTGTTCCCAATCCGTCCACCATCCTGGTCAAGATTCGCCTATCTACGGTTTAAAAAGTCGCGAGGAAATCGTCAGCCATGCGAAAGCGGCGGCCGACGCGGGGGCCAAACGCTTCTGTTTAGTTAGTCAAGGCCGGGGATTAAAGTACAATAGCCCTAAATCGCAGGAATTCGAGGAAATACTGGCCACAGTTCAAGAAATCATCGAAACAGCCAAGATTAAACCCTGCTGCGCCCTAGGAGAGTTAACCCTTGCCCAAGCGCAAGCCTTAAAAGAAGCTGGAGTTACCCGTTATAATCACAATCTGGAAGCTTCCGAGAATTTTTATCCTAACGTCGTCTCCACCCACAGTTGGCAGGATCGGGTAGAAACGGTAAAAAACCTGAAAGCGGCGGGAATTCAGGCTTGTACAGGCGGAATTATCGGTATGGGGGAAAGTTGGACCGATCGCATCGATTTAGCTTTTTCCCTAGCGGAATTAGAAGTGGAATCAGTGCCGATTAACCTATTAAACCCCAGAAGTGGCACCCCTTTAGGTCATTTACCCAAACTAGACCCTTTTACTGCCCTAAAAGCGATCGCTATTTTCCGGTTTATTTTACCCCAACAAATCCTCCGTTATGCCGGGGGACGAGAGGCAGTGATGGGAGAATTGCAAAATCTGGGGCTAAAATCGGGAATTAATGCTATGCTGATTGGGCATTATTTGACCACTCTAGGACAACCCCCCCAACAGGATCAGGCGATGTTGGCTGATCTTAGTTTAATAGGAGGAGAAGCCCCCATCCCCGGTGAATACCAACCCCAACAGGCAACCTAA
- the lspA gene encoding signal peptidase II produces MLKKNRWFWIVAVIGLILDQVTKYITVQSFEQISDTFPIIPGIFHFTYVINTGAAFSVFRGGVGWLKWLSLLVSLGLMAFAYFGPHLSRWEQLAYGFILAGAFGNGIDRFLFGYVVDFLDFRLINFPVFNLADVFINIGIICLLISTFPHKSSVL; encoded by the coding sequence ATGTTAAAAAAGAATCGCTGGTTTTGGATAGTGGCGGTGATTGGTCTAATTTTAGACCAAGTAACTAAGTATATAACCGTGCAGAGTTTTGAGCAAATTAGTGATACTTTCCCGATTATTCCGGGGATTTTTCATTTTACCTATGTGATTAATACTGGGGCGGCTTTTAGTGTTTTTCGGGGCGGTGTTGGTTGGCTAAAATGGCTATCTTTATTGGTTAGTTTGGGATTAATGGCTTTTGCTTACTTTGGACCCCATTTAAGTCGTTGGGAACAATTGGCCTACGGTTTTATTTTAGCAGGGGCTTTCGGTAATGGTATCGATCGCTTTTTGTTTGGTTATGTGGTGGATTTTCTCGATTTTCGATTGATTAATTTTCCTGTTTTTAATCTGGCTGATGTCTTTATCAATATCGGGATTATTTGCCTATTAATTTCGACTTTTCCCCACAAGTCAAGCGTCCTGTAG
- a CDS encoding biotin transporter BioY codes for MNTNPNRQPKSRRGRESPPRRVSASVPNELIWALIGLLLTIFSTFVPVSLASWSATGLSSQKLGITYQIGAVLLTGCLGGKNAGLLAQVAYIFLGLTWLPVFAQGGGMGYLKEPSFGYILGFMPGAWLCGWLAFRWRAKIETLALSAFAGLLVIHLCGLLYMLGLSIFQPQASQITFPDSLPTLFMNYSVWPFLGQLVVICVVVIIAFFFRKLLFY; via the coding sequence GTGAATACCAACCCCAACAGGCAACCTAAATCACGTCGAGGACGAGAATCTCCCCCGCGGCGCGTTTCCGCATCGGTTCCCAATGAGTTAATCTGGGCTTTGATTGGTTTGTTGCTGACAATTTTTAGTACATTTGTTCCAGTAAGCCTAGCTAGTTGGTCGGCTACGGGTCTATCTTCGCAAAAATTAGGCATAACTTACCAAATTGGGGCAGTATTGTTAACGGGCTGTCTGGGGGGCAAAAATGCCGGGCTTCTCGCCCAGGTGGCCTATATTTTTCTCGGTTTAACTTGGTTGCCCGTGTTTGCCCAGGGTGGGGGAATGGGTTATCTGAAAGAACCCAGTTTTGGCTATATTTTAGGCTTTATGCCGGGGGCATGGCTGTGTGGTTGGTTGGCTTTTCGCTGGCGCGCCAAGATAGAAACCCTGGCTCTAAGTGCTTTTGCCGGTTTGTTAGTGATTCATCTGTGCGGTTTATTATATATGCTGGGATTGTCGATTTTTCAGCCCCAAGCCAGTCAAATCACCTTTCCCGATAGTTTGCCCACCCTATTTATGAATTATTCAGTCTGGCCATTTTTAGGGCAGTTAGTAGTAATTTGTGTGGTGGTAATTATTGCCTTTTTCTTCCGTAAATTATTATTTTATTGA
- a CDS encoding ISL3 family transposase: MMLDKFLNLKGTSIQGYLHLENIGIVCRIESKNQKATCPHCGLESDKLHQNHRHLVKDLPISGQPVYLQVNRRQFKCNNCRKPFSEELDFVAKKRTYTKRLAENILEQLKEGDILNVSRRNDVTEEEIQRMIEDIAEEITETDLSKLKRLGIDEIALVKGQKNYCAVLVNLDTGKLIAILEKRTQEELRETLTGWGKEVLEQIEEVSIDLWLPYKNLVKELMPSAEVVADRFHVMKQINQELDEQRRAEKRAVEAQKNKKQKAEKEAKLEVLKRSKYSRLKNEENLTEPQKLKLEAIKENLPNLKKMHELKEEFRKIYETSENPTEGMLSISEWLAKSSSVFTKSCQTIRNWFGEIISYFEQRTTNGVVEGINNKLKLIKRRAYGFRNFRNFWVRSMLSWHLVC; encoded by the coding sequence ATGATGCTTGACAAATTTTTGAACCTAAAAGGAACGTCTATTCAAGGCTATCTACACCTAGAAAATATCGGTATAGTTTGCCGAATCGAATCGAAAAATCAAAAAGCCACCTGTCCTCATTGTGGGTTAGAGAGCGATAAACTACACCAAAATCATCGACATTTAGTCAAAGATTTACCAATCTCAGGACAACCAGTGTACCTACAAGTTAATCGTCGTCAATTTAAGTGCAATAATTGTCGAAAACCCTTTAGTGAAGAGTTAGATTTTGTCGCCAAGAAACGAACCTATACGAAAAGACTAGCCGAGAATATACTCGAACAATTAAAAGAAGGAGATATTTTAAATGTTAGCCGAAGAAATGACGTAACGGAAGAAGAGATTCAAAGAATGATAGAGGACATAGCTGAAGAAATTACAGAGACAGACCTATCGAAATTAAAAAGACTAGGAATTGACGAAATCGCTCTAGTCAAAGGACAAAAAAATTATTGTGCGGTTTTAGTAAATTTAGATACGGGAAAACTAATAGCTATTCTAGAGAAGCGAACACAAGAAGAATTGAGGGAAACGCTTACGGGATGGGGAAAAGAGGTGTTAGAGCAAATTGAAGAAGTCAGCATAGACCTTTGGTTGCCCTATAAAAATTTGGTGAAAGAATTGATGCCATCGGCCGAGGTAGTCGCCGATAGATTCCATGTCATGAAACAAATTAATCAAGAGTTAGATGAACAGAGAAGAGCAGAAAAAAGAGCCGTAGAAGCGCAGAAAAATAAAAAACAGAAAGCGGAAAAAGAAGCAAAACTAGAAGTTTTAAAGCGAAGTAAATATAGTCGGTTAAAAAATGAAGAAAATTTAACGGAACCCCAAAAACTCAAACTAGAAGCTATCAAAGAAAATTTGCCAAATTTGAAAAAGATGCACGAGTTAAAGGAAGAATTTAGAAAGATTTATGAAACCTCAGAGAATCCGACAGAGGGAATGCTATCCATCTCAGAATGGTTGGCAAAATCCTCCAGTGTTTTTACCAAGAGTTGTCAAACAATCCGAAACTGGTTTGGAGAAATCATTAGTTATTTCGAGCAAAGGACAACGAATGGGGTGGTCGAGGGAATCAACAATAAACTTAAACTAATAAAACGGAGAGCCTATGGCTTTAGAAACTTTCGGAATTTTTGGGTTAGAAGTATGTTGTCTTGGCATCTTGTCTGTTGA
- a CDS encoding type II toxin-antitoxin system Phd/YefM family antitoxin, protein MSDSPMISVTEARQTLFGLVERVSQSHEPVTITSKRGNVVLISEEDWHSIQETLYLKSIPGVWESIEAAMKESIEDCSDELPW, encoded by the coding sequence ATGTCAGACTCCCCAATGATTTCTGTCACTGAAGCTCGACAAACCCTCTTTGGATTGGTGGAGCGAGTCAGTCAATCTCATGAACCCGTCACAATTACTAGCAAGCGCGGCAATGTGGTTTTGATTAGTGAGGAGGATTGGCACTCAATCCAAGAAACTCTTTATTTAAAGTCGATTCCTGGTGTCTGGGAGTCGATTGAAGCAGCAATGAAGGAGTCAATTGAAGATTGCTCAGATGAACTTCCCTGGTAA